CCGTCGACCGACAAGTACATCGTCAAGCGGCGCGGAAAATAAAGGAAAAGGGGTTTCGACGTGGGGCGATCCATCAAGAAGGGACCGTACGTGGAGGAAGGCCTTGCCAGGAAGTTGAACAAGGCCGTCGAAACCGGCGACAAGAAGATCATCAAGACCTGGTCCCGGCGCTCGACCATCACTCCCGCAATGGTGGGATACACGTTCGCCGTGCACAACGGACGGAAGTTCATGCCCGTCTTTGTCACGGAAAACATGGTGGGCCACAAGTTCGGCGAGTTCTCACCCACGCGGACGTTCCACGGCCACTCGGGAGACCGCAAGGCCAAGGTCAAGAAGTAAGAGCGGAGAAGGAGAGCAGCAGATGGAAGCAACCGCGACGGCTAAGTTCATGCGCGTCTCCCCGAGGAAGGCGCGCCTCGTGGTGGACCTGATCCGGGGGAAGAAGATCTCCGATGCACGGACGATCCTTGCCCTCGCGAACAAGGCCGCCGCCGCGACCGTGAAAAAAGTCCTCGATTCGGCGATCGCAAACGCAGGGCAGACCGGCGTGATCGACGTCGGGACGCTCTTCGTGAAGAGCGCGTGCGTGAATCAGGGGGCCTCACAGAAACGGTTTCGGCCGGCGCCGATGGGAAGGGCTCATAAGTACAAGCGGCGGAC
The nucleotide sequence above comes from Deltaproteobacteria bacterium. Encoded proteins:
- the rpsS gene encoding 30S ribosomal protein S19, whose translation is MGRSIKKGPYVEEGLARKLNKAVETGDKKIIKTWSRRSTITPAMVGYTFAVHNGRKFMPVFVTENMVGHKFGEFSPTRTFHGHSGDRKAKVKK
- the rplV gene encoding 50S ribosomal protein L22, which translates into the protein MEATATAKFMRVSPRKARLVVDLIRGKKISDARTILALANKAAAATVKKVLDSAIANAGQTGVIDVGTLFVKSACVNQGASQKRFRPAPMGRAHKYKRRTSHITIVVDEA